The DNA sequence GTATCGGCATATTCAACATCTAGAAGGGTAACAGTAATCAGCAGGGGTACTATTCATTTTCCCACTTCTTTGTAATATGGGACTCCGCTGGCTAGTGGGAATTCACTTATTCTAGAGGAAAGAACAGCTCCCATTCACGGACTCCCCACACTGTACAGAGTGATTGCAATTGAGGACTGATCAGAAATCCAATGGCTTTGATAATTTCTTGGTGTGATGCCATTGCAATAGGAGCCAACATCATTGGTTTTGTAAATCTACTGTTTTCGATTGAAGTTCGTAGTGGAGTCAAAGCCTGGATGCGCACTCTAATCTACAAGAGGTGGCGTTCTTTCGAATCTGGTTTCAGTTGGGCGGCATCCATATGCCACAGTGATTTTTCCATATACTTGTATCAGGAAGCTGTGCAAGCAAAGTTCATGAAAATTTATGTGATTGTATTGTGTGTGTAATTGATCCCATTTATACAGTTATATCTGATGAGTCCAATTTCATCATGTATGTAATTTTTTTGGCATTGATCTCAATTTCCAGTTGGTGTAACATTGCATGTAGGAGCTTGTGACTGCGGTTTTGCTGTTTTTACTTGCCGTTTGTCAGTGTCCTTCCGTTTCTATGATTCCAAAAATCCAAATTGGTGCCATCATGCTCCTTAAACATTCCAAAATAATTCTACATAGCATATGACTAAATGTGAAAATATTGAGGACTTTAATCAATTCAGATCTTAAACTCTTATGGTGCGTTTGAATGAGAAAAGTATGAAATTCTCAGGAATTcataaatgatggaatttttAACTCCTTCAATCCAAAttttcattaattgcaatttttattgtttgattgtatctatttaggatttgaaatgtgtaataaattaagaaattttaaaacaaataaaaaataaaatagaaaaaagccttgttttggaaatgaaaattgaatactgtaACGGTGAGTTTGGatgaaaaaattataaaataatgacacctattttggtgaaaattgaagtgaggaatttaaataacgaattctttcgtttttttttccacaaagaaatttaaaatttccaatctgataatgccaaacgagggaattgaAGTGgagaattcgtaaatgacacctatttttgtggaaattttttttttgaacaaataTTTTTGTGGAAATTAAAGTGGGGAATTTAAATAATaaattccttcattttttttcactgagaaatttaaaattttcaatctgATAATGCTAAACGAGGGATTTggcttttaggaattatgaaatcctcactttcaattaaattctatcattttttccctcattaAAACACAAATTCATTGTAAAAATCAATAGTCAGGGGTGGTTGGTggttctaattttttttgtttttaaggaAAATATTGTATTGATCAATCAATGTGTACAATGAGAAGCAATAAAGTTTCTAATATCAGGAGGCCAGGAGGGACATGCCCACTCCatgggaaattaaaagaagaatgtAAAGCAAGTTTACCTAAATTATGGGCAGCCATATTGGCTTCATGATACATATGTTTCAAAGAAGAACCAACTAACACCACAAAGGAAAAGTTGATATCCTCGATTATACGACCCAAATTGAAAGGTACATACTTCAGATTTTTAATTATTATCGTCTCTCCAGAATGTGAAGATTGATGAATCCATTCGGCTATAGTAAAAACAAGTGGAATTAGGTAAAATGACTTTCTATTCACTGGATGTATTCAGTAAAAGATTGATTAATTTAAGACATTTGagtttttttgggttttttatttttttttttattttttattttttaaattataatTTGATGGACAAACTTGAACCCCATTTCGGGGTGAGGATGGGAGTCAGAAATGTATGTGGGATAAGCTTCTAGGTTCCCTGTTAATGAGAAATAATTAGGAAAGGGGTTAATTTTCCTAGTTGGACTTGGAAGTGTCTCTTGCAGGAATAGGATTGGACTTGGAAGTGTCAAAAGTCTTTTCCTTGCAGGAATAGGATTTTCTCTTTTCCAGAGTCGGTTGGGTTACTGGTGCCGATAGAAAGGAGGAAGTTGGACGCGTCAAAGTCTTTCCTTCAAGGAATAGGATTTTCTCTTTCCTATGGTCAGTTGGATAACTGGTGACTATATAAAGGGGTAGTGTAGCAGAGCCAAACCATCACTCTGTTTTGTTATTCAAAGGGGGAATATCTCTCCAGTGTTTTTGAGAAATTGTAATTGTACTTGCGAATTATTATTCTTATAGGCACAAATTTTGTTGCCTTAGTgccttgttttttttatatcaattgTGTTTCTTCTTTATAATTTTGTTTAAGCTCGGTTCTCCTTCTACCTTATTTGATTTCCATTGCACTGTGCAagggttttcttttttgattaatTGTGCTAGCGTTATTAGTATAGTATCAAATTAGTATAATCTGTGAAAATGGGTCCAATTTCATTGTCTGGACCAACGGAGTTCGATGTAATGAAAAGTAATGAACTTGAAAGGTATTTGCGCAACGATGCCGGGCTTTATGAGTGTAGGGAGGAGTCTCTGATTAGAGAGGAAGTTCTAGGAAGACTTGACGAGATTGTTAAGCAATGGGTTAAAGCAATTAGCCGAGGCAAAGGTTTCGATGAGGAATTTGTAGAAGAAGCAAATGCTAAGGTCTTCACCTTTGGGTCATACAGGCTAGGAGTTCATAGCCCTGGCGCAGATATAGATACACTCTGCGTGGGACCAGCATATGTAACTCGAGAAGAGGGTTTCTTTGGGGAGCTGTATAAGATGTTGTCTGAGATGCCAGAAGAAGTAACCGAGTTGAATCCTGTGCATGATGCTCATGTTCCAGTTCTGAAGTTCAAGTTCAATGGGGTTTCGATAGACCTTGTTTATGCAAGACTATCGCTTCCGGTTATTCCTGAAGACTTAGATTTGTCACAAGACTCAATCCTACAACATGTCAGTGCTGGTGATGAACAAACTGTTCGAAGCCTCAATGGTTGTAGAGTTACAGACCGAATTCTAAAGTTGGTCCCAAACATTCAGACTTTCCGCACAACATTAAGATGCATTAGGTTATGGGCAAAGCATCGTGGTGTTTATTCGAATGTTGCAGGGTTTCTTGGTGGTATAAACTGGGCATTGCTTGTGGCTTTCATATGCCAACTTTACCCAAATGCATTGCCTAGTCTACTAGTGTCTCGGTTCTTCAGGGTCTATACTCAGTGGCGTTGGCCAAATCCAGTATTGCTCTGCCCTATCAAAGAAGGGCTTGGACTTCAGGTTTGGGATCCAAGAAGAAATGTAAGGGATAGGTACCATTTGATGCCTATAATTACCCCAGCTTATCCTTCCATGAACTCTAGCTACAATGTGTCGCAGAGTACTTTGTGTATCATGTTAGGAGAGTTTCAGAGGGGAAATGACATTTGTAAGGCCATGGAAGCAGAAAATAAGGATTTTGATTGGGGTACCCTTTTCGAGTCATATGCTTTCTTTGACGCGTATAAGAATTACTTGCAGATAGACATATGTGCAGGAGGTGCTGATGACTTCAGGAAATGGAAAGGCTGGGTTGAATCTCGGATCCGTCAACTAACACTCAAAGTTGAGAATGAAACTGGCGGCATGTTGCAGTGTCACCCACACCCTGGTGATTTTCCAGACAAGACCCTACCTTATCATAGCTCATTCTTCATGGGACTACAGCGTACCCAACAAGTTCCGGTCAAAGGAGGTGAGCCGGTTCATTTAGGGAGATGTGTTGATGAATTTAAGTGGGCTGTGAATGCTTATACTTCAAGGAAGACTGGAATGGACATTCGTGTATCCCATGTAAAGCGCAGGGACATCCCTAATTTTGTATTTCCTGGAGGGATCCGACGTTTGCGTACATCTAAAGCAACTTGGGAGAGAAGGCAACGTTCCCCTCAACCGGAGGCTTCAGGCGACATAGCTCAATGTCAGTCTAAAACAACTGTTCTAGATGGGACAGATGGAGGTCAGAAGAGAAAAAGGCAGGAGAATGGTGATGCAGAGACCGACTCCTCATCAAGGCACCCCAAGTCTGTGAGGTGCAACCCGCCGATCAACACTGTTGTCGCCGATGCATCAATTTCTAAACAAGCAGAGAAGCTGGCACGGGAGCCACATGTTCCGGACCAAGTTTTGCCAAAAGAACTGGATGAGCTTGAAGATGATAGAGATCAAGTCAAAGACTTTGCTGGTGGGAACATGAAGGATAGTCACACaatgggggcaataaaatctaACAATGGAGCTGGTCCTTCCACTGCTTGTTCATATATTGGGGACTTGGAGGAACTTGAGTTTAATGAACTTAAGGTGCCGTACTATCAAACCCCTTCTGAACCTGTGGCGAAGCCAATCATTAGAGTGAATTTCATTACATTGGCCAGTGGAACATGTTGAGTACTCAAATCATATatgtacagaaaaaaaaaatctcaattaattttttcacatttttctatgtatatatgtatgaacaattATTGAAAGTTAATGAAAggattattcttattatttctGGCTTTTGAGGTTGCTTATTTCCGTTGTTAACTTGAGACGAAGCTAAATGTTGAATTCGCTTTAGTTTACAAGATGTGTCTATCATGTCAAAGATGTGTCTTTGGTCAATCGATTCCATTTATTAATTGCATACTCTCTTTATACTTTGCTTAAAAAGCACCACAAATTTGTGAGTTATAAAATTCTGGAGGAAATGTTAATTgtgtgaaataaaaaaaaataaaaaaagacagTATAGGACATATTGTGCTGTAGACTTACAGTCCAACCCTAACTAGTAATTACATTATCTTTTTTGAGTAAAAGTAATTACATTATCAAAGACGCGCAGTATAGCACCTTTGCTAAACACAAGCTTTTCCTATTCCAATACAATTAAAACACTTCAGCATAACTTTACTTACAGCCCAAGAAAAGAAATGATTAAATAGGCATGAATCTAAATTGGAGCAAGaatctttcttttaaattaatacctattatttttcttttcttccccgTATGAGCTTTAGGTGGCAGCCATGTCTTCGAGTATGAGTTTGGGAAAGAGCTCTAGGGCACCCATGACTAGTCTTACCGATGAAAAAGATATCAAGGCCGCTTTTAGTCTTTGTTTTATGAAGCATGTGGTGCTTGATTCTGAAAAAGAGATACAGAAATTGGAGGACACGAAGCGCAAGTCTGTTGGACATATTAGGGTATACCCGAATCCCGAAACCAAACCAAGGGCACTGCAAATCGAAAAACAAGAGGAAGACAATGTCAATGTTGCACAAGGCTTGTCCAGAACGCAGCAACTACAACAAGGTCCTAAGCGGAAAGCGGTGCACACTGAAGAACAAGAAGCTATGAATGAAGCAAAACCACAGCAAGGTTTGTTCTATGGGGACTATACCCCTCCTAATCTCCCACCAGTCCCAAGCCTACACAAATTGATCGAAATTTGCAGCGAGCCTTTTGAGAAGCAATTGACATGTAGTGATGTGAGGGATGACCAGTCAAGGCTAGCTATGAGCAAAGAAGATGTGCAAAAGCATCTAATGCCATTGTTGAATGAGAGTGAAGATCTTAACGAAGGAATTGACGTGACGACTTATGATTTAGCTGGTAAGGAGTACCC is a window from the Rosa chinensis cultivar Old Blush chromosome 2, RchiOBHm-V2, whole genome shotgun sequence genome containing:
- the LOC112188554 gene encoding putative B3 domain-containing protein At4g03170 — encoded protein: MSSSMSLGKSSRAPMTSLTDEKDIKAAFSLCFMKHVVLDSEKEIQKLEDTKRKSVGHIRVYPNPETKPRALQIEKQEEDNVNVAQGLSRTQQLQQGPKRKAVHTEEQEAMNEAKPQQGLFYGDYTPPNLPPVPSLHKLIEICSEPFEKQLTCSDVRDDQSRLAMSKEDVQKHLMPLLNESEDLNEGIDVTTYDLAGKEYPMKFKTWVSKIHVLTGGWKAFCRDHQLVQTQHFVTVWMFRNIATGNLCFVIEVRRLPVFETIKRRRIRQN
- the LOC112190770 gene encoding nuclear poly(A) polymerase 1; the protein is MKSNELERYLRNDAGLYECREESLIREEVLGRLDEIVKQWVKAISRGKGFDEEFVEEANAKVFTFGSYRLGVHSPGADIDTLCVGPAYVTREEGFFGELYKMLSEMPEEVTELNPVHDAHVPVLKFKFNGVSIDLVYARLSLPVIPEDLDLSQDSILQHVSAGDEQTVRSLNGCRVTDRILKLVPNIQTFRTTLRCIRLWAKHRGVYSNVAGFLGGINWALLVAFICQLYPNALPSLLVSRFFRVYTQWRWPNPVLLCPIKEGLGLQVWDPRRNVRDRYHLMPIITPAYPSMNSSYNVSQSTLCIMLGEFQRGNDICKAMEAENKDFDWGTLFESYAFFDAYKNYLQIDICAGGADDFRKWKGWVESRIRQLTLKVENETGGMLQCHPHPGDFPDKTLPYHSSFFMGLQRTQQVPVKGGEPVHLGRCVDEFKWAVNAYTSRKTGMDIRVSHVKRRDIPNFVFPGGIRRLRTSKATWERRQRSPQPEASGDIAQCQSKTTVLDGTDGGQKRKRQENGDAETDSSSRHPKSVRCNPPINTVVADASISKQAEKLAREPHVPDQVLPKELDELEDDRDQVKDFAGGNMKDSHTMGAIKSNNGAGPSTACSYIGDLEELEFNELKVPYYQTPSEPVAKPIIRVNFITLASGTC